In Psychrobacter immobilis, a single genomic region encodes these proteins:
- the hfq gene encoding RNA chaperone Hfq, producing MSKGQTLQDPFLNSLRKDRIPVSIFLVNGIKLQGQIESFDQYVVLLKNTVSQMVYKHAISTVVPARNPRSSTTTGTSTQPQSAAPAGYQGGGFERGSNPASTGGFEERGFASNRSGFNRGGFSQGQDRGFERGSFGQSQERGFERGGFGQDRGFENPAENTGFEEKPNDGSNDNNG from the coding sequence ATGTCAAAAGGACAAACTTTACAAGATCCGTTTTTGAACTCGCTGCGCAAAGATCGCATTCCTGTCTCTATTTTTTTGGTCAATGGTATCAAGCTGCAAGGTCAGATTGAATCATTTGATCAGTACGTGGTATTGCTCAAAAACACTGTCAGTCAAATGGTATACAAACACGCTATCTCAACCGTCGTGCCGGCACGTAATCCACGTAGCAGTACGACGACAGGTACGAGCACCCAACCGCAAAGCGCTGCTCCAGCAGGTTATCAAGGCGGCGGATTTGAACGCGGTAGTAATCCTGCTAGCACAGGTGGCTTTGAAGAACGCGGTTTTGCGTCTAATCGCAGTGGTTTTAATCGTGGCGGCTTTAGCCAAGGCCAAGATCGTGGTTTTGAGCGTGGTAGCTTTGGTCAGAGTCAGGAGCGTGGCTTTGAGCGTGGCGGTTTTGGTCAAGACCGTGGTTTCGAAAACCCAGCAGAAAATACGGGTTTTGAGGAAAAACCAAATGATGGATCTAATGATAACAATGGTTAG
- the miaA gene encoding tRNA (adenosine(37)-N6)-dimethylallyltransferase MiaA: protein MQLSSDSSSYRLNANLADNSVVCLMAPTASGKTALAYELYDTGRYELISVDSALIYRDMNIGTAKPTAIELARYPHHLVDIIDPMQSYSVAEFVHDVARLIDSCHENGKIPLLVGGTMMYYMALLDGLSPVPDSDDSVRARVEQWRQDKGISALYDYLGEIDPISHERLNATDTQRITRAVEVYLQTDIPISDWQRKPKQALANNPNQQWHALIVMPDRPWLHTRIEQRLDIMWNDGLVTEVIGLLERYPLTPNLPSMRCVGYRQVLEYLVHIDHPVFEQPHLDKAQFYSAFEVFQSSAQSSLSDGATEALACQQMQNKALYATRQLAKRQYTWLRKVMQLPSNSMDGAIAADTSSEEGYSIDRNMVVKAFTTMAQARDYLY, encoded by the coding sequence ATGCAACTTTCATCCGACAGCTCATCTTATCGCCTAAACGCCAATTTAGCGGATAATAGCGTGGTGTGTTTGATGGCGCCGACAGCAAGTGGCAAGACTGCACTGGCTTATGAGTTATATGATACAGGGCGTTATGAGCTAATTTCAGTAGATTCAGCGCTGATTTATCGTGATATGAATATCGGTACGGCAAAACCAACCGCTATTGAGTTGGCGCGTTATCCACATCATTTGGTTGATATTATCGATCCTATGCAGAGCTATAGCGTCGCCGAATTTGTGCATGACGTTGCCCGTTTGATTGATAGCTGTCACGAGAATGGCAAAATACCGTTGCTGGTTGGCGGTACTATGATGTATTACATGGCGCTGCTAGACGGGCTATCTCCAGTACCTGATAGTGATGATAGTGTTCGCGCACGTGTGGAGCAGTGGAGGCAAGATAAAGGCATTAGTGCGCTTTACGACTATTTGGGTGAGATAGATCCGATCAGCCATGAGCGCCTTAATGCGACTGATACTCAGCGCATCACCCGAGCAGTTGAAGTTTATCTGCAAACTGATATTCCTATAAGTGACTGGCAGCGAAAGCCCAAGCAGGCATTGGCAAATAATCCCAATCAGCAATGGCATGCATTGATAGTCATGCCTGATCGTCCATGGTTGCATACACGTATCGAGCAGCGTTTAGATATCATGTGGAATGACGGGTTGGTGACTGAGGTCATTGGTCTGCTGGAGCGCTATCCTTTAACACCAAATCTACCATCCATGCGCTGCGTTGGTTATCGCCAAGTACTAGAATACCTAGTACATATCGATCACCCAGTATTTGAACAGCCTCATCTAGACAAAGCGCAATTTTACAGTGCTTTTGAAGTGTTCCAGTCTTCAGCTCAATCAAGCTTATCTGATGGTGCGACCGAGGCACTTGCTTGTCAGCAAATGCAAAATAAGGCATTATATGCGACAAGACAATTGGCAAAACGTCAGTACACATGGTTACGCAAAGTCATGCAATTGCCTAGTAATTCCATGGATGGGGCGATAGCAGCCGATACCTCTAGCGAGGAAGGCTATTCTATAGACCGCAATATGGTGGTAAAAGCATTCACTACCATGGCGCAGGCAAGAGACTATTTATATTAA
- the mutL gene encoding DNA mismatch repair endonuclease MutL has product MPQMPDNHSYTRIKKLSPLLINQLAAGEVVTRPAAVVKELLENAIDAGATNIEIHITQGGMGMIEVIDNGVGIHPDDMVMAITRHATSKVADVANLQGITTLGFRGEALAATAAVSRLTLTSSHDDSGIGRQLQVAGVLDDAPKLMPVVHHRGTTITVKDLYFNVPARRGNLKSIATEFSHIETIVREVALARADVALTLFHDHKKRLSLSSSAMSLSTMSSTTRLSNSKSLNTVSTNANGNNNVNPLPLARLEQATGLSLTKKALEIAIDLTSLMQSSREYVNNSFGDQASVNGWLWPITDSQDTLPKLIYVNGRLVKEALISNQLRQLAQTAQLVGIGYALYFDLPTQWLNINVHPSKQRIKISPLNNIMAHVSHAIRTKLKTVVTTETISSANAIQILGNSQIVDSNLSIDNAFATVMPNTSTTIHSSKSHQVKAPKQPYQLSDNRYSPQTVNIPSVSEKISQNTTDIANDVAIHSTSLPYCLDVVTHLNEALTESVGTTYSEDKALPWLLFYHQSQCVLIGAENWQSKMRSLFESSLLSNRAGKKDQWLHNANDINQQLAAVSMQMSKQDLMVFLADIDALLTQHAIKAIDGNQLATLMLLSASESR; this is encoded by the coding sequence ATGCCGCAAATGCCAGACAATCATTCTTATACTCGCATCAAAAAACTATCGCCGCTGCTTATTAATCAATTGGCAGCGGGTGAGGTAGTGACACGCCCAGCAGCCGTAGTCAAAGAGCTGCTAGAAAATGCCATTGACGCTGGTGCGACCAATATTGAGATACATATTACCCAAGGCGGCATGGGTATGATTGAAGTGATCGACAATGGCGTGGGTATTCATCCTGATGATATGGTCATGGCAATTACCCGTCATGCAACCAGTAAAGTCGCGGATGTCGCTAACTTACAAGGTATTACGACGTTGGGTTTTCGCGGGGAGGCGTTGGCGGCGACGGCGGCAGTATCTCGGCTGACTTTAACCAGTAGCCATGATGACAGTGGCATCGGTCGCCAGTTGCAAGTCGCAGGTGTGTTAGATGATGCGCCAAAGCTCATGCCAGTTGTGCATCATCGTGGTACCACCATTACGGTTAAAGATTTATATTTTAATGTACCAGCACGCCGTGGCAATTTGAAATCTATTGCGACGGAGTTCAGTCATATCGAAACGATTGTGCGCGAAGTGGCTTTGGCGCGAGCAGATGTGGCACTGACGCTCTTTCATGACCATAAAAAACGGTTGTCACTTTCTTCAAGTGCGATGTCTTTAAGTACCATGTCTTCAACTACAAGGCTTTCAAATTCAAAGTCTTTAAATACCGTTTCTACAAATGCTAATGGCAATAATAATGTCAATCCTTTGCCATTGGCACGTCTTGAGCAAGCGACTGGGTTGTCGTTAACCAAAAAGGCGTTAGAAATAGCGATAGACCTCACCAGTTTAATGCAGTCATCTAGAGAGTATGTTAATAATAGCTTTGGCGATCAAGCAAGCGTTAATGGTTGGTTATGGCCTATCACTGATTCGCAGGATACTTTACCAAAGTTAATCTATGTGAATGGCAGACTGGTAAAAGAAGCATTGATAAGCAATCAGCTACGCCAACTTGCCCAAACTGCTCAGTTGGTGGGTATTGGCTATGCGCTTTATTTTGACTTGCCCACTCAGTGGCTCAATATCAATGTGCATCCATCTAAACAGCGTATTAAAATAAGTCCGCTGAATAATATTATGGCGCATGTAAGCCATGCGATTCGGACAAAACTTAAGACAGTAGTGACTACAGAGACGATCAGTTCTGCTAATGCTATTCAAATACTAGGTAATAGTCAGATAGTAGATAGTAATCTGTCTATCGATAATGCATTCGCGACTGTAATGCCAAACACATCAACGACCATTCATTCAAGTAAAAGCCATCAGGTAAAAGCGCCCAAACAACCCTATCAGTTGTCAGACAATAGGTACTCGCCTCAAACCGTAAACATACCAAGTGTTTCTGAGAAAATAAGTCAAAACACCACAGATATCGCTAACGATGTCGCAATACATTCGACATCTTTGCCTTATTGCCTAGATGTTGTTACTCATTTAAATGAGGCATTAACCGAATCTGTTGGCACAACATATAGTGAGGACAAAGCGCTGCCTTGGTTATTGTTTTATCATCAAAGCCAATGTGTATTGATCGGTGCAGAGAATTGGCAATCAAAGATGCGTTCATTATTTGAGTCAAGTTTACTTAGTAATAGGGCAGGTAAAAAAGATCAATGGTTGCACAATGCAAATGACATTAATCAGCAACTTGCCGCCGTGAGCATGCAGATGTCAAAGCAAGATTTGATGGTGTTCTTGGCGGATATCGACGCGTTACTGACTCAGCATGCGATTAAAGCGATAGATGGTAATCAATTAGCAACATTGATGCTATTATCTGCGTCTGAGTCAAGATAG
- the tsaE gene encoding tRNA (adenosine(37)-N6)-threonylcarbamoyltransferase complex ATPase subunit type 1 TsaE — MPNSTTEEKNAKTLTLYTEADTQRLAEQLAALPLTGSVWLAGDLGAGKTTLTRYWLQALGHAGAVKSPTYTLVEPYSIEQKDGLIKPVYHADLYRLQDPEELSFIGFDEYLDEPNALVIIEWASRADSYLPPPTLFIDMTQATSTDKDNESRQVELRLSKAGQAQGLDLSSVKI, encoded by the coding sequence ATGCCTAATAGTACAACAGAGGAAAAAAACGCTAAGACGCTGACACTGTATACAGAAGCCGATACTCAGCGTTTGGCTGAGCAATTGGCAGCGTTGCCATTGACAGGTAGTGTCTGGTTAGCAGGTGATTTAGGGGCAGGTAAAACGACTCTGACTCGCTATTGGTTGCAGGCGCTCGGGCATGCAGGTGCCGTCAAAAGCCCGACTTATACTTTGGTTGAGCCTTATAGCATCGAGCAAAAAGATGGCTTAATCAAGCCAGTTTACCACGCGGATTTGTATCGTCTGCAAGACCCAGAAGAGCTGTCTTTTATCGGTTTTGATGAATATCTGGATGAGCCAAACGCGTTGGTTATCATCGAATGGGCCAGCCGCGCAGACAGCTATTTACCGCCGCCGACCTTGTTTATCGATATGACGCAAGCTACTAGCACTGATAAGGATAATGAGTCTCGTCAAGTTGAGCTGCGGCTATCGAAGGCTGGACAAGCGCAAGGCTTGGATTTATCCTCTGTTAAGATTTAA
- a CDS encoding 6-pyruvoyl trahydropterin synthase family protein, translating to MRIRKLFKFENAHIVRNCSSERCKHSIHGHSYQIELILEAKRLDHGQMVYDFGLLKSSIKDIIDSFDHAICFWNKDDPEYVAACKKFSARWISLPVSPSAEQFSRVIFFWAQEILKQTQMQNGESDVSVYSVIAHETATGYAQCFADDVANEQMGKLHLEAFEFSDQVSAEWHDPELYAKLIRGESFINPTVTMQVQTQVQVGKPDA from the coding sequence ATGCGTATCCGTAAACTTTTTAAATTTGAAAATGCACATATTGTGCGTAATTGTAGCTCTGAGCGCTGCAAACACTCTATCCATGGTCATAGTTATCAGATTGAACTGATTCTTGAGGCGAAGCGCTTGGATCATGGGCAAATGGTCTATGATTTTGGCTTATTAAAATCGTCTATCAAGGACATTATCGATAGCTTTGATCACGCGATTTGTTTTTGGAATAAAGACGACCCTGAGTATGTCGCTGCCTGTAAAAAATTCAGTGCGCGCTGGATAAGCTTGCCAGTATCGCCATCGGCAGAGCAGTTTTCACGCGTGATATTCTTTTGGGCGCAAGAAATTTTAAAACAAACCCAAATGCAAAACGGTGAATCTGATGTCAGCGTTTACTCGGTGATTGCACATGAAACCGCTACCGGTTACGCGCAGTGCTTTGCTGATGATGTGGCGAATGAGCAAATGGGTAAGCTTCATCTAGAAGCGTTTGAGTTTAGCGATCAAGTCAGTGCCGAGTGGCACGACCCTGAGCTATATGCCAAATTGATCCGCGGTGAAAGCTTTATTAACCCAACGGTGACTATGCAGGTACAGACGCAAGTGCAGGTAGGTAAGCCCGATGCCTAA
- a CDS encoding YnfA family protein → MTELKTFGLFALTALAEIAGCYLPYLWLREGKSIWLLVPGVLSLVAFVWLLSLHPAAAGRVYAAYGGVYISMAILWLWTVNGIRPTTWDIVGSAVALLGMAIIMFAPRGA, encoded by the coding sequence TTGACTGAATTAAAAACCTTTGGACTGTTTGCGCTGACCGCATTGGCAGAGATTGCGGGCTGCTATTTGCCTTATCTATGGTTGCGAGAAGGTAAGTCTATTTGGCTGCTTGTCCCTGGCGTACTAAGTTTGGTCGCTTTCGTTTGGCTGTTGTCTTTACATCCTGCTGCAGCTGGTAGAGTCTATGCGGCTTATGGCGGCGTGTATATTTCGATGGCTATTTTATGGTTGTGGACGGTGAATGGTATCAGGCCGACCACGTGGGATATAGTAGGTTCTGCGGTTGCGTTATTAGGCATGGCAATTATTATGTTTGCGCCGCGCGGTGCTTAG
- a CDS encoding PhzF family phenazine biosynthesis protein codes for MQLEINVIDAFTDTVFKGNSAAVVITDNWLTDDLMQSIAFENNLSETAFMVLDDKGIYHIRWFSPFTEIAFCGHATLASAFVLFNKNPHLDCIKFSAKAVGILTIVQTDDSKIQMDFPNTKPEKVDSIPDSLLAGLSIAPIEVYKNAQAYFVIYNAESDVLTVARDNEQLKQLAPLDVVVTCQAMSADYKNYDFISRYFWPANGGDEDPVTGSAHTALAPLWAERLGKNHLVAYQASKRGGILDCVVAGDRVMISGNAVQYMTGFITV; via the coding sequence ATGCAACTAGAAATTAATGTCATCGATGCTTTCACTGATACCGTTTTTAAAGGAAATTCAGCGGCAGTTGTTATCACTGATAACTGGCTCACTGATGATTTGATGCAGTCTATTGCTTTTGAAAACAACTTATCCGAGACAGCTTTTATGGTTCTTGATGATAAAGGCATTTATCATATCCGCTGGTTTTCACCATTCACTGAGATTGCATTTTGCGGGCATGCAACCTTGGCGTCAGCCTTTGTGTTATTTAACAAAAACCCTCATTTAGACTGTATTAAGTTTTCAGCCAAAGCGGTTGGTATATTGACCATTGTGCAAACAGACGATAGCAAAATACAAATGGACTTTCCTAATACTAAGCCTGAGAAAGTTGACAGTATCCCTGATAGCTTGCTTGCAGGACTATCTATTGCACCCATTGAAGTCTATAAAAATGCTCAAGCCTATTTTGTGATTTATAATGCTGAGTCCGACGTATTAACAGTGGCGCGTGATAACGAGCAGCTAAAACAGCTTGCGCCTTTAGATGTGGTGGTGACTTGTCAGGCTATGTCTGCTGACTACAAAAATTATGATTTTATTTCACGTTATTTTTGGCCAGCCAATGGTGGCGATGAAGACCCAGTGACGGGTTCGGCTCATACTGCTTTAGCACCATTATGGGCTGAGCGTTTGGGTAAAAATCACTTGGTCGCTTATCAAGCATCAAAACGAGGCGGTATTTTAGACTGTGTCGTCGCAGGTGACAGAGTAATGATTTCTGGCAATGCCGTACAGTATATGACAGGTTTTATCACCGTTTAG
- a CDS encoding DHCW motif cupin fold protein produces the protein MEMKNIPFAITDWTTVEAVENKGEKGTGYWKTCEFNNINVHMVEYSAGYLADHWCDKGHILFCVEGELNTELKDGRTFTLTAGMTYQVADNTIAHRSSTKIGAKLFIVD, from the coding sequence ATGGAAATGAAAAATATACCTTTTGCTATTACCGATTGGACGACAGTGGAAGCGGTAGAAAACAAAGGTGAAAAGGGCACGGGGTATTGGAAGACTTGCGAATTTAACAATATCAATGTGCATATGGTTGAGTACTCCGCAGGCTACCTTGCCGATCACTGGTGCGATAAAGGACATATTTTATTCTGTGTTGAGGGCGAGCTGAACACCGAACTAAAAGATGGTCGTACTTTCACCTTAACAGCGGGCATGACTTATCAAGTGGCGGACAATACGATTGCACATCGTTCGTCAACGAAGATAGGCGCTAAGCTATTTATTGTTGATTGA
- a CDS encoding methyltransferase family protein yields the protein MNALALKVPPVAQVIITAAAMYGVSKMVPALTFSLNGSTALAVGLGVMGLSLGIMGVTQFRIAQTTPNPQALEQVSSLVTSGVYQYSHNPMYVGLVLILLGWAFYLSHFLAFVLLPIFILYITRFQIQPEERMMAQKFGKIYQDYLNKVRRWI from the coding sequence ATGAACGCTCTAGCACTTAAAGTCCCTCCAGTCGCCCAAGTGATTATTACCGCCGCTGCTATGTATGGTGTCTCTAAAATGGTTCCTGCTTTGACGTTCTCACTCAACGGCTCAACTGCACTGGCAGTGGGTTTGGGTGTGATGGGTCTGAGCTTAGGTATCATGGGTGTGACTCAATTTAGAATCGCTCAGACCACGCCCAATCCGCAAGCGTTAGAGCAGGTCTCTAGTTTAGTGACCAGCGGCGTATATCAGTATAGCCACAATCCGATGTATGTGGGTTTGGTGCTTATATTATTAGGCTGGGCGTTCTATCTTTCTCACTTTCTGGCGTTTGTACTATTGCCCATTTTTATACTTTATATAACGCGCTTTCAAATCCAGCCAGAAGAGCGGATGATGGCACAGAAATTTGGCAAAATTTATCAGGATTATCTAAATAAAGTGCGGCGCTGGATTTGA
- the htpX gene encoding protease HtpX has translation MMRIGLFLLTNLAVIVVFSIVFGILSRFFGIGGVHGAGGLNYTSLAIMCGVYGMVGSMVSLFISKWMAKRSTGTVVIETPSNATEKWLVDTVARQARAVNIGMPEVGIFNNSQPNAFATGWNKNKALVVVSSGLLQSMTPDEVEAVLAHEIGHVANGDMVTLALIQGVVNAFVMFFARIIGSFVDRTVFKNTSDSPGIGYFITSIVMDILLGFLASAIVMWFSRLREFRADQMGAKLASKDKMISALDALRPSEQRPDQMPESMKAFAISSGQSTGFSIANLFRSHPTLDDRIAALRNYNPSEE, from the coding sequence ATGATGCGTATCGGATTGTTCTTATTAACCAACTTAGCGGTGATCGTGGTATTTAGCATCGTGTTTGGTATTTTATCCAGATTTTTTGGAATTGGCGGCGTACATGGTGCGGGCGGGTTAAATTACACCAGTCTTGCCATTATGTGCGGCGTATACGGCATGGTTGGTTCGATGGTATCACTATTTATCTCGAAGTGGATGGCCAAAAGATCAACGGGAACGGTGGTTATTGAAACGCCAAGCAATGCCACTGAAAAATGGCTTGTAGATACGGTCGCTAGACAAGCGCGAGCGGTAAATATTGGCATGCCAGAAGTAGGAATTTTTAATAATTCTCAGCCAAATGCGTTTGCCACAGGCTGGAATAAAAACAAAGCGTTGGTCGTTGTTTCATCTGGCTTATTGCAAAGCATGACGCCTGATGAAGTAGAAGCGGTATTGGCGCATGAAATTGGTCACGTGGCAAACGGTGATATGGTCACGCTGGCGCTCATCCAAGGGGTGGTAAACGCCTTTGTGATGTTCTTTGCGCGTATCATTGGTAGCTTCGTCGATCGGACGGTGTTTAAAAACACCAGTGATAGCCCAGGTATTGGTTACTTCATCACGAGTATTGTGATGGATATTTTGCTTGGATTTTTGGCTTCTGCCATCGTTATGTGGTTCTCGCGTCTACGCGAATTCCGTGCCGATCAGATGGGAGCAAAACTTGCTAGCAAAGACAAAATGATTAGTGCGCTTGATGCCTTGCGTCCTTCTGAGCAGCGTCCAGATCAAATGCCTGAGAGTATGAAGGCATTTGCTATCTCATCAGGACAATCTACGGGCTTTAGTATCGCGAACCTCTTCCGCTCACATCCAACGCTGGATGACCGTATTGCGGCGTTGAGAAATTATAATCCTAGTGAGGAGTAA
- a CDS encoding saccharopine dehydrogenase family protein, with product MNTNQQAKSSKKDVLIIGAGGVAQVVAHKCAMHNDILGEIHIASRTKDKCDAIAQSVKDKNSFKQPAVLHTHQVDAMDTQALIQLIQESGIQIVINVGSAFINMTVLEACIETGVAYIDTAIHEDPRKICETPPWYDNYEWQRKQRCADNNVTAILGAGFDPGMVNAYARLGYDMMDAGSVTDIDIIDINAGSHGKYFATNFDPEINFREFTGTVYSWQDSKWQSNKMFEVKRTDDLPVVGVQNSYLSGHDEVHSLSANLDVPNIRFWMGFGEHYINVFTVLQSLGLLSEQPVMTAEGQEVIPLKVVKAVLPDPSSLAPNYTGKTCIGDKVKGKINGVDSEVFIYNISDHKDAYNEVGSQGISYTAGVPPVAAAILVATGEWDAGKMVNVEELDAKPFINLLNKIGLPTRIKDSEGDRALAFDI from the coding sequence TTGAACACAAACCAACAAGCCAAATCTAGCAAAAAAGACGTACTCATCATCGGAGCCGGTGGTGTCGCTCAAGTGGTCGCGCATAAATGTGCGATGCATAACGATATCCTTGGCGAGATTCATATTGCCTCGCGCACGAAAGATAAATGTGATGCTATCGCCCAAAGCGTGAAAGATAAGAATAGCTTCAAGCAGCCTGCAGTATTGCATACGCATCAAGTGGATGCTATGGATACTCAGGCGCTGATACAGCTGATTCAAGAGTCGGGTATCCAAATCGTCATCAATGTCGGTTCGGCATTTATCAATATGACGGTATTGGAAGCTTGTATCGAGACAGGTGTTGCTTATATCGATACTGCCATTCACGAAGATCCACGCAAGATTTGCGAGACGCCGCCATGGTATGACAACTATGAATGGCAGCGCAAACAGCGCTGTGCGGACAATAATGTCACGGCGATTTTAGGGGCAGGATTTGACCCCGGTATGGTCAACGCCTATGCGCGTCTTGGCTATGACATGATGGATGCAGGTTCGGTGACGGATATTGATATCATTGATATCAATGCTGGCAGCCACGGCAAATACTTCGCTACTAACTTCGATCCTGAGATTAACTTCCGTGAATTTACTGGTACGGTCTACTCTTGGCAGGACAGCAAGTGGCAGTCTAATAAAATGTTCGAAGTGAAGCGTACTGACGATTTACCAGTGGTTGGCGTGCAAAACAGTTACTTAAGTGGCCATGATGAAGTGCATTCGTTATCCGCCAATTTAGACGTACCAAATATTCGTTTTTGGATGGGCTTTGGTGAGCATTATATTAATGTATTCACTGTGCTACAAAGTTTGGGTCTACTCTCTGAGCAGCCGGTGATGACTGCTGAAGGGCAAGAAGTAATTCCGTTAAAAGTGGTCAAAGCGGTACTGCCAGACCCAAGCTCTCTTGCACCGAACTATACGGGCAAGACCTGCATCGGTGACAAAGTCAAAGGCAAAATCAACGGCGTTGATAGCGAGGTCTTTATTTACAATATCTCAGATCATAAAGACGCTTATAACGAAGTTGGTAGCCAAGGTATCTCTTATACCGCAGGCGTGCCACCCGTCGCTGCGGCGATTCTGGTCGCAACTGGTGAGTGGGATGCTGGCAAGATGGTCAACGTCGAAGAGTTGGATGCCAAGCCATTTATCAATCTATTGAATAAGATTGGTTTGCCAACGCGTATCAAAGATAGCGAAGGCGACAGAGCATTAGCGTTTGATATTTAA
- a CDS encoding carboxynorspermidine decarboxylase, with protein sequence MNAKTSLNTTQSSLPPTPYYLLDEAAIVANMQIISRLCELSGAKALLALKCFATWGVFDVMQPYLHGTTSSSLNEVRLGYETFGKGRDSDNKKETHAYSVAYSADEIPEVLKYADKIIFNSISQLNAFGSQARSKNIPVGLRLNPKTSNSSFIIADPARPFSRLGEHDKNKITAVLDDITGVMIHNNCENDSFETFSASLADIEDRFGDVLAQLEWVSLGGGIHFIAPDYPLEKLADRLKGFSEKYDIQVYLEPGEASIHGAGSLVTTVLDTMHNEKNLAVVDSSIEAHMLDLLIYRESAPIAAVNSDLMNIASLDIDPTNIAPISENAKSADNTIIYGRSCLAGDIFGEYALPNNLKMGDTVTFGNAAGYTMVKKNWFNGVNMPAIVIRRLDGSIDVQREFDYQDYKASLS encoded by the coding sequence ATGAATGCAAAAACTTCGCTAAACACTACCCAATCATCTCTACCGCCCACGCCTTATTATTTGCTCGATGAAGCGGCAATCGTTGCCAATATGCAGATTATCTCGCGGTTGTGTGAGCTATCAGGCGCTAAAGCATTATTGGCGCTCAAATGCTTTGCCACTTGGGGCGTGTTTGATGTGATGCAGCCTTATTTGCACGGCACAACGTCATCGTCACTCAATGAAGTGCGTTTGGGCTACGAGACTTTTGGTAAAGGTAGAGACAGTGATAATAAAAAAGAAACTCATGCTTACAGCGTTGCCTATAGTGCAGATGAGATTCCTGAAGTACTAAAATACGCTGACAAGATTATCTTTAACTCTATCTCGCAACTCAATGCATTTGGGTCACAAGCGCGTTCGAAAAACATCCCTGTTGGTCTACGATTGAACCCTAAGACCAGTAATTCATCGTTTATCATCGCTGATCCTGCGCGTCCTTTTAGTCGTTTGGGTGAACATGATAAAAACAAGATTACAGCGGTACTTGATGACATTACTGGGGTAATGATTCATAACAACTGTGAAAATGACAGCTTTGAAACCTTTAGTGCCAGCTTGGCAGATATCGAAGACAGATTTGGTGATGTTTTAGCGCAGCTTGAGTGGGTGAGTTTGGGCGGTGGCATTCATTTTATCGCGCCTGATTATCCACTAGAAAAACTGGCAGACAGGTTAAAAGGCTTTAGTGAAAAATATGATATACAAGTTTATTTGGAGCCGGGTGAGGCCAGTATTCATGGTGCTGGATCATTGGTTACGACCGTCTTAGATACTATGCACAATGAAAAAAATCTCGCTGTAGTAGATTCATCCATTGAAGCACATATGCTGGATTTGCTAATTTACCGTGAGTCAGCGCCGATAGCGGCTGTGAATAGTGATTTAATGAATATTGCCTCTCTTGATATCGACCCTACCAATATCGCACCCATCAGCGAGAACGCTAAGTCAGCTGATAATACGATTATTTATGGTCGTTCTTGTTTGGCGGGCGATATCTTTGGTGAGTATGCCTTGCCAAATAACCTAAAAATGGGTGATACCGTAACCTTTGGTAATGCCGCAGGTTATACCATGGTGAAAAAGAACTGGTTCAATGGTGTTAATATGCCGGCGATTGTGATTCGTCGTCTAGATGGCAGTATAGATGTGCAGCGCGAATTTGATTATCAAGATTACAAAGCCAGCTTGTCTTAA